Proteins encoded in a region of the Pelobates fuscus isolate aPelFus1 chromosome 11, aPelFus1.pri, whole genome shotgun sequence genome:
- the PERM1 gene encoding PGC-1 and ERR-induced regulator in muscle protein 1: MDNFEYSIQISDRDWAEFYSTAEECGLMQVSLAAEEELLFSDPEHDDNTSNPKFIRVSLCPPKEEHPNVQSTPTGLSTSDHACNKRTELSEDVVLSGSEDEEDFGSVSRFLCQREALLYKGKNAESSEYIPVTNKADIHYIDKPNLEQSEDDGLVDHMKSLNWFRKQQYEGEIIDNPSQTLIQRNNIPLIGDEDENLGQCSKTCVPSVQTDVLSRTIKSMEAFVLQHKTDDSLDGDRHPLINDHGFHLPEGTQDRKIKRSAFSICPVISPVTSELEKSKSFAGCFGDRGEIQVPQYLTVKENQEQYGHVNTGKPVEEHSDSSKHGDIMEDNDHKICVGLGVDTGLQTASKARLHSSAVKQNVPDPPTRLFTLLESVESTKTSSNNGTTNEFDTGFQRVCTSSSRMLPNNHVPSSSTEKNKHHEKPSVKLRSMCHKDTALTTPEMYDFFFGEISETADMDTKPETPGAQHEDVMYTPDMYEYFFLESKGEGDGNKSEDKKYEKDEPSTDFVLMSPERPESHPSSEDFCTPDAYEFFFADGEGEQSNKENVLSGPVYHAQSAAVASLQSFLPQRLCNARKGFTTRGSRYRTDRDGQLLVTRRLGTTEDSAVALTGSQALRIPAGTGDACLVLLAFASWAVKSSDLQSSDGWKTALLANIGAVSAIRYLRRNSRRCLQESPSPSGEGP, translated from the exons ATGGATAACTTTGAATATAGTATCCAGATCAGTGACCGTGATTGGGCAGAATTCTACTCTACAGCAGAGGAATGTGGCTTGATGCAAGTGTCTCTGGCAGCAGAGGAGGAGCTTTTATTCAGTGACCCAGAGCATGATGATAATACGAGCAACCCCAAGTTTATCCGAGTCAGTCTTTGTCCTCCAAAGGAGGAGCATCCAAATGTACAGAGCACACCTACAGGACTGTCAACCAGTGACCACGCATGCAACAAGAGGACAGAATTAAGTGAAGATGTTGTGCTCTCTGGCAGTGAAGACGAGGAAGATTTTGGGTCTGTTTCTAGGTTTCTTTGTCAGAGGGAGGCTCTCTTGTACAAAGGGAAGAATGCGGAATCTAGTGAATACATTCCAGTTACAAATAAAGCAGATATTCACTATATAGACAAGCCAAATTTGGAACAATCTGAGGATGACGGCTTAGTGGACCATATGAAATCGTTGAATTGGTTTAGAAAACAACAATATGAAGGAGAAATAATCGATAACCCATCCCAAACTCTTATACAGAGAAATAATATTCCTTTAATTGGGGATGAAGATGAAAATTTAGGGCAATGTAGCAAAACGTGTGTACCATCTGTACAGACCGATGTTCTTTCCAGGACCATAAAAAGCATGGAGGCCTTTGTGCTTCAACACAAGACTGATGACTCATTAGATGGTGATAGGCATCCCTTAATAAATGATCATGGGTTTCATCTTCCAGAAGGAACCCAAGATAGGAAAATAAAGAGATCTGCGTTTTCGATCTGTCCTGTTATATCCCCTGTCACTTCTGAACTAGAGAAAAGCAAGAGTTTTGCAGGATGTTTTGGCGATAGGGGTGAAATACAAGTTCCACAATATTTAACTGTGAAAGAAAATCAAGAACAATATGGACATGTAAATACAGGAAAACCTGTTGAGGAGCATAGTGACTCCAGTAAGCACGGGGATATTATGGAAGATAATGATCATAAAATATGTGTTGGCCTAGGAGTAGACACTGGTCTACAGACTGCATCTAAAGCCAGGTTACATTCCTCAGCTGTGAAGCAGAATGTCCCAGATCCACCTACTAGGTTATTCACTTTGTTAGAAAGTGTGGAGTCCACTAAAACGTCTAGCAATAATGGAACAACAAATGAGTTTGACACTGGATTCCAAAGGGTCTGTACTTCCAGTTCTAGAATGCTACCAAACAACCATGTGCCCAGTAGTTCCACAGAGAAAAACAAACACCATGAGAAACCTTCTGTAAAGCTCAGGTCAATGTGCCATAAGGACACTGCCCTCACCACTCCTGAAATGTATGATTTTTTCTTTGGTGAAATTTCAGAAACCGCAGACATGGACACAAAACCTGAAACTCCAGGTGCGCAGCATGAGGACGTTATGTATACACCCGATAtgtatgaatatttttttcttgaaAGCAAAGGTGAAGGTGATGGAAATAAGTCGGAAGATAAGAAGTACGAAAAAGATGAGCCAAGTACAGATTTTGTCTTAATGTCACCAGAACGACCAGAGAGTCATCCATCTTCAGAGGATTTCTGCACGCCTGATGCCTACGAGTTCTTCTTTGCTGATGGAGAAGGTGAGCAGAGCAATAAAGAGAATGTGCTCAGTGGACCCGTTTACCATGCACAGAGTGCTGCTGTGGCTTCTCTCCAATCCTTCCTTCCACAACGGCTGTGCAACGCAAGAAAAGGGTTCACCACAAGAGGCTCCCGTTACAGAACAGACAGAGATGGACAGCTCTTAGTAACCAGAAGACTTGGGACAACTGAAGACAGCGCTGTAGCCCTGACTG GCTCTCAGGCCCTTCGTATACCTGCTGGCACAGGTGACGCATGCTTGGTGCTTCTGGCCTTTGCATCTTGGGCTGTGAAATCTTCAGACTTGCAGTCGTCAGATGGTTGGAAAACAG CACTGTTGGCCAACATTGGAGCTGTCTCTGCCATTCGATATTTGCGAAGAAATTCTAGAAGGTGCTTGCAGGAATCTCCCTCGCCATCGGGAGAAGGACCCTGa